From the genome of Campylobacter concisus, one region includes:
- the ccsA gene encoding cytochrome c biogenesis protein, with protein sequence MRILNIYRLSLILLFILAFGAGLATFLENFYDTQTARVLVYEALWYECVMFACTICLAISIVKTKMYKKFGAFLIHLAFIVIFIGATLTRYFGEEGVMHLRTLQSSNLMQSVKPYLRVEMLGENFSYPLKLSLFGKNDFEFKKFIDGKEFIINLLGYKKDEKNAPATLSLEISFNGEKKSVKLKGGAGYELEPSVLSFGGQEVKFYFSSKALNLPFSLKLDEFILERYAGLNSPSSYTSKVSIAGGKYDISLNSPLTIDGYKIFQSSYDPDELGSAFEISRDPGKIPTYIGYFLLCVGFLANLFSKKSRFFRLLNFIKSSQIAFLAILLLNATPNFADENNKNLEIHASKFAKILTQADSRIAPAGSYSRAVISKISTKTTLFGLSSEELMLSFAISPKEWMDKRLVKITSERVGELLGVNEKFASFNDVFNENGEYKLAKFVEAANEKSASKRDKFDNDVIKFDERLNILYLALKGEILKFIPAKNGDKLTWLGVNESFGSSEISSELKSVLGAYIENLSLCVKSGECKEADRSLEKISSYQRNTLGSLVPSEAKVELEVLYNQMEIFKFLIYFYMILGLVSLALGFYRLFSGKKFRFESALSLAFYFGFAVHLLNLALRAYISGHAPWSDAYESLVYISLASVLAGVLFFKHQNFALGAASLFASVSLLVAHLNFINPQITNLVPVLKSFWLSVHVSVITASYGFLGFSFVLGLLGLLLMAIKNQKNEQKLSEQIRYLAATDELSLIIGLSLLTIGNFLGGVWANESWGRYWGWDSKESWSYITIIIYAIVLHLRFIPRLKNIFTFLVASVLSFGSVIFTYFGVNFYLSGLHSYANGDGFSVSNLLYLLLMLLALLIAFAYRGKDIKEI encoded by the coding sequence ATGAGAATTTTAAATATCTACCGCTTGTCTTTGATATTATTATTTATTCTTGCTTTTGGTGCAGGGCTTGCGACTTTTTTAGAAAATTTTTATGACACACAAACGGCCAGAGTGCTTGTCTATGAAGCGCTTTGGTACGAGTGTGTTATGTTTGCTTGCACTATTTGTTTAGCCATTAGTATCGTAAAAACCAAGATGTATAAAAAATTTGGCGCATTTTTGATACATCTTGCTTTTATCGTTATCTTCATCGGAGCCACGCTTACAAGGTATTTTGGCGAAGAGGGCGTTATGCATCTTAGAACCTTGCAAAGCTCAAATTTAATGCAAAGCGTCAAGCCTTATCTTAGAGTCGAAATGCTTGGAGAAAATTTTAGTTATCCATTAAAATTAAGCTTATTTGGTAAAAACGACTTTGAGTTTAAAAAATTTATAGACGGCAAGGAATTTATAATTAACCTGCTTGGATATAAAAAAGATGAGAAAAACGCTCCAGCTACGCTTAGTTTAGAAATAAGCTTTAACGGCGAAAAAAAGAGTGTTAAGCTAAAAGGCGGAGCTGGATATGAGCTGGAGCCTAGTGTGCTAAGTTTTGGTGGGCAAGAGGTGAAATTTTACTTTAGCTCAAAGGCTTTAAATTTACCATTTTCATTAAAGCTTGATGAGTTCATTTTAGAGCGATATGCAGGGCTAAATAGTCCATCATCTTATACAAGTAAAGTAAGTATCGCTGGTGGTAAGTACGACATCTCGCTAAATAGTCCACTAACGATTGATGGCTATAAAATTTTTCAGTCTTCATACGATCCTGACGAGCTTGGAAGTGCTTTTGAGATCAGCCGTGATCCTGGCAAAATCCCAACTTATATCGGATATTTTTTGCTTTGCGTTGGCTTTTTGGCAAATTTATTTAGCAAAAAGAGCCGATTTTTTAGGCTACTAAATTTTATAAAAAGTTCCCAAATCGCATTTTTGGCTATTTTGCTTTTAAATGCTACTCCAAATTTTGCCGATGAAAATAATAAAAATTTAGAGATACATGCAAGCAAATTTGCCAAAATTTTGACTCAAGCTGATAGCAGAATCGCTCCAGCTGGCTCTTACTCAAGAGCTGTGATAAGTAAAATTTCAACCAAAACCACGCTCTTTGGGCTTAGTAGCGAGGAGCTAATGCTCTCTTTTGCCATCTCGCCAAAAGAGTGGATGGATAAAAGATTAGTAAAGATCACAAGTGAGCGTGTGGGCGAGCTTTTGGGAGTTAATGAAAAATTTGCTAGTTTTAACGATGTCTTTAACGAAAATGGCGAGTATAAGCTGGCTAAATTTGTAGAAGCTGCAAATGAAAAATCCGCCTCAAAAAGAGATAAATTTGATAACGATGTCATTAAATTTGACGAGAGGCTAAATATCTTATACCTTGCACTAAAGGGAGAAATTTTAAAATTTATACCAGCTAAAAATGGCGATAAATTAACGTGGCTAGGCGTAAATGAATCCTTTGGCTCAAGTGAAATTTCAAGCGAGCTTAAAAGCGTTTTAGGCGCTTATATAGAAAATTTAAGCCTTTGCGTAAAAAGTGGTGAGTGCAAAGAGGCTGATAGGAGTTTGGAGAAAATTTCAAGTTATCAAAGAAACACTCTAGGCTCTCTTGTGCCAAGCGAGGCAAAGGTGGAGCTTGAGGTGCTTTATAATCAAATGGAAATTTTTAAATTTCTTATATATTTTTACATGATTCTTGGGCTAGTTTCGCTCGCTCTTGGTTTTTATAGGCTATTTTCTGGAAAGAAATTTAGATTTGAAAGCGCATTAAGCCTTGCATTTTATTTTGGCTTTGCGGTGCATTTGTTAAATTTAGCTCTTCGTGCTTATATCTCAGGGCATGCACCTTGGAGTGATGCTTATGAGAGCTTAGTCTATATCTCGCTTGCAAGTGTACTAGCTGGAGTTTTATTTTTTAAACATCAAAACTTTGCTCTTGGAGCTGCTTCACTTTTTGCAAGTGTGAGCTTGCTGGTCGCTCATCTAAATTTTATAAATCCACAAATAACAAATCTAGTCCCAGTTTTAAAGTCATTTTGGCTTAGCGTGCATGTAAGTGTCATCACGGCAAGCTACGGCTTTTTGGGCTTTAGCTTTGTGCTCGGGCTTCTTGGGCTTCTTTTAATGGCTATAAAAAATCAAAAAAACGAGCAAAAGCTTAGTGAACAGATAAGATACCTCGCTGCAACTGATGAGCTAAGCCTCATCATAGGACTTAGCTTGCTAACTATTGGAAATTTTCTTGGCGGCGTCTGGGCAAATGAGAGCTGGGGTAGATACTGGGGCTGGGACAGCAAAGAGAGCTGGTCATATATTACGATAATTATTTATGCCATTGTGCTTCATTTAAGATTTATCCCAAGATTAAAAAATATTTTTACCTTTTTGGTAGCTAGTGTGCTCTCTTTTGGTTCAGTTATTTTTACCTATTTTGGTGTAAATTTCTATCTAAGCGGACTTCACTCATACGCAAATGGCGATGGATTTAGCGTTTCAAATTTGCTTTATTTGCTTTTAATGCTCTTGGCTTTACTAATCGCCTTTGCTTATAGAGGTAAGGATATAAAAGAGATTTAG
- the nrfD gene encoding NrfD/PsrC family molybdoenzyme membrane anchor subunit, with translation MDGALNFTATFSHGVEWGWPIAVYLLLAGMSGGALIAAILLKHYKKQESFSPFFKAASLLAFVSIMLGMVCLIADLEKPLLFWKILINYNFTSVMSIGVAGLCVFIPLSFLMCIYAFNDEISNFLAKSLKSFSTLFALIMKILIPLYPFLSRICLIFAVIICAYTGFLISVLIRFPLLNTAVLPALFIASGLSAGISGSSLVAAALFKEDPHSSDLHSLHSVEFSVLGAEILLILMLFVSLLLGSSYQQNAAVAFYSGVWANFFWLGVVLVGFIVPFVLNFAFGKKVASLKFSFYISSLAAVIGVLLLRVFILYAGQTYSI, from the coding sequence ATGGATGGTGCATTAAATTTCACTGCAACATTTTCGCATGGAGTAGAGTGGGGCTGGCCGATCGCTGTTTATCTTTTGCTAGCTGGTATGAGTGGTGGAGCGCTAATCGCTGCTATACTTTTAAAACACTATAAAAAGCAAGAGAGCTTTAGCCCATTTTTCAAGGCTGCTTCGCTTTTAGCATTTGTTAGCATCATGCTTGGTATGGTTTGCTTGATAGCTGATCTTGAAAAGCCACTTTTGTTTTGGAAAATTTTGATTAATTATAATTTCACATCAGTTATGTCTATCGGTGTTGCTGGACTTTGTGTATTTATACCGCTTAGCTTTTTGATGTGCATTTATGCATTTAATGATGAGATTTCAAATTTCTTAGCCAAAAGTTTAAAATCTTTTAGCACTCTTTTTGCATTAATAATGAAAATTTTAATACCGCTTTATCCATTTTTAAGTCGTATTTGTCTTATTTTTGCTGTAATAATTTGTGCTTATACTGGATTTTTGATCTCAGTTTTGATTAGATTCCCGCTCTTAAACACAGCTGTGCTTCCAGCTTTATTTATAGCTTCAGGACTAAGTGCTGGTATAAGTGGCAGTAGCTTGGTCGCAGCAGCTTTATTTAAAGAAGATCCACATTCAAGCGACCTTCATTCGCTTCATAGCGTAGAATTTAGCGTTTTGGGAGCTGAAATTTTACTCATTTTAATGCTTTTTGTATCGCTTTTGCTTGGTTCAAGTTATCAGCAAAATGCAGCTGTTGCTTTTTATAGCGGTGTTTGGGCAAATTTCTTTTGGCTTGGTGTTGTGCTAGTTGGCTTCATTGTGCCTTTTGTTTTAAATTTTGCATTTGGCAAAAAAGTAGCTAGCCTAAAATTTAGCTTTTATATCAGTTCATTAGCGGCTGTTATTGGTGTTTTACTGCTTAGGGTATTTATACTTTATGCGGGACAAACTTATAGCATCTAA
- a CDS encoding multiheme c-type cytochrome: MRNLQKALAGLLMGVSIFASQACCEEHNMQMSDKARDVIANPKGTLQSRGVISLQDYVVEEQEMYNWLFKNHPIFTKYGGKTVGKMVVHDRGLEWLAEGHGFDMSKLSKRDGGKGYSSMMYRIPATSSLQFPNKFVGPEKCGECHPAQYEVWSRSRHATTMRFPGEHPEVNNNLTEPVFDKDTASILPKGITPDVIYATVGHLRTKMGYVDAWLLRGTYYVEGGLLRDGTGQIVAGGNQWQRTWALNLDDATVKKIKELVPEFPGTLEEYGDNGGYVRGLASYAAKHKKSMFFQANSSYCEVCHPVKFDFKSKAEFYAALGNAKELQKHTISKGVSCEECHGAGGHLDGATNFRTSNCERCHQRFNFSPDLARANPLNNGKLDLSLSSKFKSMGPGCGSEGSQSYFTAHYDKGMRCVTCHDPHDNTGPVVGDKSVTGMNYNSEQGYLSSFYTKPKIRKECKDCHETQAYIASKADTHKDNTCASCHMPFMMSCENFYAVQFQDNAGFDTQRRSHIWKIMVDPKEKSLVPGDAAKGPRDAKDWHFERDKNGHNYVDLMWACARTSWADKDMKDTKGCHSPVLSELKPTLHFKNQKQVYDEVMGWQTPVKNEFSEVKIGIEGLYSLLETKKLDASDKVRVYELIQNAQEIIDMVEKDGSWGMHGFKFTKQKLDASKEYIKEAQRILNKNL; encoded by the coding sequence ATGAGAAATCTACAAAAAGCCTTAGCTGGTTTGCTCATGGGTGTTAGCATCTTCGCTTCACAAGCCTGTTGCGAAGAGCATAATATGCAGATGTCCGATAAAGCACGTGATGTTATCGCAAATCCTAAAGGCACACTGCAAAGTAGAGGTGTTATCTCCTTGCAAGACTACGTTGTAGAAGAGCAAGAGATGTATAACTGGTTATTTAAAAACCACCCTATTTTTACAAAATATGGTGGTAAAACCGTCGGTAAAATGGTCGTTCACGACCGTGGCTTAGAGTGGCTTGCCGAGGGACATGGCTTTGATATGTCAAAGCTTAGTAAAAGAGATGGCGGTAAGGGTTATAGCTCTATGATGTATAGAATTCCAGCCACTTCATCGCTTCAGTTTCCTAATAAATTTGTAGGACCAGAAAAGTGCGGTGAGTGTCACCCAGCTCAGTATGAAGTGTGGAGCAGATCTCGCCACGCAACTACTATGCGTTTTCCTGGTGAGCACCCAGAGGTTAATAACAACCTAACTGAGCCAGTATTTGACAAAGATACCGCTTCTATCCTTCCAAAAGGTATCACTCCAGATGTCATCTACGCAACCGTTGGTCACTTAAGAACCAAAATGGGCTACGTAGATGCATGGCTACTTCGTGGTACTTACTACGTTGAGGGCGGCTTGCTAAGAGATGGCACAGGTCAGATCGTAGCTGGTGGTAACCAATGGCAAAGAACATGGGCGTTAAATTTAGACGACGCTACTGTTAAAAAGATAAAAGAGCTTGTTCCAGAATTTCCTGGCACTCTTGAAGAGTATGGCGACAATGGCGGATATGTTAGAGGTCTAGCTTCATACGCCGCAAAACATAAAAAGTCGATGTTTTTCCAAGCAAACTCATCATATTGTGAAGTTTGTCACCCAGTTAAATTCGATTTCAAATCAAAAGCAGAATTTTACGCAGCACTTGGTAATGCCAAAGAGCTTCAAAAACACACTATCTCAAAAGGCGTAAGCTGTGAGGAGTGCCACGGAGCCGGTGGTCACCTTGACGGCGCTACGAATTTTAGAACATCAAACTGCGAACGCTGCCACCAAAGATTTAACTTTAGCCCAGATCTAGCTCGTGCTAATCCTCTTAATAACGGTAAGCTTGATCTATCACTTAGCTCTAAATTTAAATCAATGGGACCAGGATGTGGTTCTGAAGGTTCACAATCATACTTTACAGCTCACTATGACAAAGGTATGAGATGTGTTACTTGCCACGATCCACATGATAACACAGGTCCAGTTGTAGGCGATAAGAGCGTAACAGGTATGAACTATAACTCAGAACAAGGCTATCTAAGCTCATTCTATACTAAACCAAAAATTAGAAAAGAGTGTAAAGATTGCCACGAAACTCAAGCATATATCGCATCTAAAGCAGATACTCACAAAGATAACACTTGTGCATCTTGCCACATGCCATTTATGATGAGTTGTGAGAATTTCTACGCTGTTCAGTTCCAAGACAACGCTGGCTTTGATACTCAAAGACGCTCTCACATCTGGAAGATCATGGTTGATCCAAAAGAGAAATCTCTAGTACCAGGCGATGCTGCTAAAGGTCCAAGAGATGCTAAAGATTGGCACTTTGAGAGAGATAAAAATGGCCATAACTACGTTGACTTGATGTGGGCTTGCGCTAGAACATCTTGGGCTGATAAAGATATGAAAGATACCAAAGGCTGCCATAGCCCAGTATTATCTGAGCTAAAACCAACACTTCACTTCAAAAACCAAAAACAAGTTTATGATGAAGTTATGGGATGGCAAACTCCAGTTAAGAATGAATTCTCTGAAGTTAAGATTGGTATTGAAGGACTTTACTCACTACTTGAGACTAAAAAACTTGATGCAAGTGATAAAGTAAGAGTTTATGAGCTTATCCAAAATGCTCAAGAGATCATCGATATGGTTGAAAAAGATGGTTCGTGGGGTATGCACGGATTTAAATTTACTAAACAAAAACTCGATGCATCAAAAGAGTATATAAAAGAAGCTCAAAGAATTTTGAATAAAAATTTATAG
- a CDS encoding c-type heme family protein → MKYKFQLIVSVFIFVYLLISALVLNFYNNLAMKDAKKEAYYVLESINSVREYIAGVQRPLIEQLKHDGIIKEDFFDERLLSSSYISREIYNIQKKKYNLDFDYKLVAMAPLNKAHEPNEFEAQVLRGFKENKFSKFSKIIKDENGSQFFVGLPIRSQNTSCLACHNSESAPKQMLDRYEISNGKISEASEMMAMLSFKIPLRAIFSYHLKEVVIIMSAIAFIFGIFLLIVYKMHRRGEESKRQTEQLMIHQSRLASMGEMIGNISHQWKQPLAQISSALINLELYQERKKLDEAKIYEFIEETSKQINFMSETVDDFKNFFKPNTLKREFSVEEVVNQTIKILNASLKKYQIEVEIDIRENFTIFANFNEIIQILINIINNAKDAFKQSYVKPRVIKIYTFVKDNRKNLCVQNNAGAIKASFLKVIFEPHFSTKESGSGLGLYMSRLIASKNNALIFARNVDENSITFTISFENL, encoded by the coding sequence GTGAAATATAAATTTCAGCTAATCGTAAGTGTTTTTATCTTTGTTTATCTCTTAATATCCGCACTTGTTTTAAATTTTTATAATAATCTTGCAATGAAAGATGCCAAAAAAGAGGCGTATTATGTGCTTGAGAGTATAAATTCTGTAAGAGAGTACATTGCAGGCGTTCAGCGTCCGCTAATAGAGCAGCTAAAACATGATGGCATTATAAAAGAGGATTTTTTTGACGAGAGATTGCTTTCATCTTCATATATAAGCCGTGAAATTTATAATATCCAAAAGAAAAAATACAATCTTGACTTTGACTACAAACTAGTCGCCATGGCGCCTTTAAATAAAGCTCATGAGCCAAATGAATTTGAAGCGCAGGTATTAAGAGGCTTTAAAGAGAATAAATTTAGTAAATTTTCAAAGATTATAAAAGATGAAAATGGCTCACAATTTTTTGTAGGGCTTCCTATAAGAAGTCAAAATACATCTTGCTTAGCCTGTCACAATAGCGAAAGTGCTCCAAAACAGATGTTGGATCGTTATGAAATTTCAAATGGAAAAATTTCTGAAGCAAGTGAGATGATGGCAATGCTATCTTTTAAAATCCCACTACGTGCCATTTTTTCTTACCATTTAAAAGAGGTTGTCATCATAATGAGCGCGATAGCCTTTATATTTGGGATATTTTTGCTAATTGTTTATAAGATGCATAGGCGCGGAGAAGAGAGCAAAAGACAGACCGAGCAGCTAATGATACATCAAAGCCGCCTAGCCTCAATGGGCGAGATGATAGGCAATATCTCACATCAGTGGAAGCAGCCTTTAGCTCAAATCAGCTCAGCTTTAATAAATTTAGAACTCTATCAGGAGCGAAAAAAGCTTGATGAAGCAAAAATTTATGAGTTTATAGAAGAGACTAGCAAGCAGATAAATTTTATGTCTGAAACGGTTGATGATTTTAAAAACTTTTTTAAGCCAAATACTTTAAAAAGGGAGTTTAGCGTAGAGGAAGTAGTAAATCAGACTATAAAAATTCTAAACGCCTCACTTAAGAAATATCAAATCGAAGTAGAGATCGATATAAGAGAAAATTTTACGATTTTTGCAAATTTTAATGAAATAATTCAAATTTTAATAAATATTATAAATAACGCAAAAGATGCATTTAAACAAAGCTATGTAAAGCCAAGAGTAATAAAAATTTATACTTTTGTAAAAGATAATCGTAAAAATTTATGCGTGCAAAATAATGCAGGAGCGATAAAAGCTTCGTTTTTAAAGGTTATCTTTGAGCCACACTTTAGCACAAAAGAGTCTGGTAGCGGGCTTGGCCTATATATGAGCCGACTAATCGCTAGCAAAAATAACGCCCTAATCTTTGCTAGAAACGTAGATGAAAATAGTATTACATTTACAATTAGTTTCGAAAATTTATAA
- a CDS encoding response regulator transcription factor has product MQEYDILDVLSNKKVLCLEDEEAILKNICASLELFFAEVNGVTDGYDALELAMSDAYDVLVLDISVPNIDGLEIAKKVRTINQKIPIVILSSHVEQEYLWRAVELKITRYLAKPYDKKSFIKALEDVALELVGRKPTLRLNDELEYDFGKKVLYINGEISHLSKSESRLLEYFLNNKNQTITYEQIFDYIWEYEQPSKEAIKTIVKELRRKLGKDVIKNLYGVGYLCEI; this is encoded by the coding sequence ATGCAAGAATATGATATTTTAGACGTTTTATCAAATAAAAAGGTCCTTTGCCTTGAAGATGAAGAGGCGATTTTAAAAAATATTTGTGCTTCTTTGGAACTATTTTTTGCCGAAGTAAATGGTGTAACAGATGGCTATGATGCACTTGAGCTAGCGATGAGCGATGCTTATGATGTTTTGGTGCTTGATATAAGCGTGCCAAACATCGATGGCCTAGAGATCGCTAAAAAAGTAAGAACCATAAATCAAAAAATTCCTATCGTGATCTTATCAAGCCATGTCGAGCAAGAGTATTTGTGGAGAGCGGTTGAGCTAAAGATCACAAGATATCTTGCAAAGCCATATGATAAAAAATCATTTATAAAGGCCCTAGAAGACGTTGCTTTAGAGCTTGTTGGACGCAAACCTACTCTTAGGCTAAATGATGAATTAGAATACGATTTTGGCAAAAAAGTACTTTATATAAATGGTGAAATTTCTCATCTAAGTAAGAGTGAAAGTAGGCTTTTAGAGTATTTTTTAAACAACAAAAATCAAACTATAACTTATGAACAAATTTTTGATTATATTTGGGAGTATGAGCAGCCAAGCAAAGAGGCGATAAAGACGATCGTAAAAGAGCTTAGAAGGAAGCTTGGCAAAGATGTGATTAAAAATTTATACGGTGTAGGTTATCTTTGTGAAATATAA
- a CDS encoding FKBP-type peptidyl-prolyl cis-trans isomerase, with product MKNKVLKFTLLLSLSAYGLLANVDSNESYAMGATSGGYVLKGLLEQKQIGISYDAEAVIKGFSDALKGELKLSDDEIAKLLNKRAENLDKIVKEKEAAILKENLKQGKAFMDKNAKNKNVKTTKSKLQYEILKSSKKGATPKQESIIIANYKASFIDGKVFDETKEAPAHLSMLNLIPGLEEGLMLMKEGDKFKFVIPPELAYGDSGMEGIPGGETIVFEIELVKVLKPGELAEAAKKIHEKELNEGIKKPH from the coding sequence ATGAAAAATAAGGTTTTAAAATTTACGCTACTTCTTAGCTTAAGTGCTTATGGTTTGCTTGCAAATGTAGATTCAAATGAGTCTTATGCTATGGGAGCAACAAGTGGTGGATATGTTTTAAAAGGGTTACTTGAACAAAAACAAATAGGCATTAGCTACGATGCTGAGGCCGTTATCAAAGGTTTTAGTGATGCACTAAAAGGAGAGCTAAAACTAAGCGATGATGAGATAGCAAAGCTACTAAACAAAAGAGCTGAAAATTTAGACAAGATAGTAAAAGAAAAAGAAGCCGCCATACTTAAAGAGAATTTAAAGCAAGGCAAGGCTTTTATGGATAAAAATGCAAAAAATAAAAATGTAAAAACGACAAAATCAAAATTGCAATATGAAATTTTAAAATCAAGCAAAAAAGGAGCGACTCCAAAACAAGAGAGTATCATCATAGCAAACTACAAAGCTAGCTTTATCGATGGTAAGGTCTTTGATGAGACAAAAGAGGCTCCAGCTCATCTTTCTATGCTAAATTTGATCCCAGGTCTTGAAGAGGGCTTAATGCTCATGAAAGAGGGCGATAAGTTTAAATTTGTTATCCCGCCAGAACTTGCGTATGGCGATAGCGGCATGGAGGGTATACCTGGAGGCGAGACTATTGTTTTTGAGATAGAGCTTGTTAAGGTCTTAAAGCCAGGTGAATTAGCCGAGGCTGCAAAGAAAATTCACGAAAAAGAACTAAATGAGGGCATTAAAAAGCCTCATTAA
- a CDS encoding 4Fe-4S dicluster domain-containing protein encodes MQNQKNRRAFLKSMVVVAAGAGAASSGFAFKSEESVKKPHFGMIFDQNKCVGCTDCEIACRKVNLVPKGQMRLFIEDKTNPKNLLDKRFVRVSCQQCVDAPCVAVCPTKACHKDEKTGIQTTNIDDCIACKYCIVACPYDVRYIDKVTHSAQSCNFCVDTNLKDEKEPACVEACRYEAIVFGDLNDEDSHISKLLAVKDSIRLRAELGTKPSLRYIPKVKMGV; translated from the coding sequence ATGCAAAATCAAAAAAATAGAAGAGCCTTTTTAAAAAGCATGGTAGTTGTGGCTGCTGGTGCTGGTGCGGCAAGTAGTGGTTTTGCTTTTAAGAGTGAAGAAAGTGTAAAAAAACCACACTTTGGTATGATATTTGACCAAAATAAATGTGTTGGCTGTACAGACTGCGAGATAGCTTGCAGAAAGGTAAATTTAGTCCCAAAAGGACAGATGAGACTTTTTATAGAAGATAAGACTAATCCTAAAAATTTACTAGATAAAAGATTTGTAAGAGTATCTTGTCAGCAGTGTGTCGATGCGCCTTGTGTAGCTGTTTGTCCAACCAAGGCTTGTCATAAAGACGAAAAAACTGGCATACAAACTACAAATATAGATGACTGCATCGCCTGTAAATACTGCATCGTAGCCTGTCCATATGATGTGAGATATATCGATAAGGTTACGCATTCAGCTCAAAGCTGTAACTTTTGCGTAGATACAAATTTAAAGGACGAAAAAGAGCCAGCTTGCGTAGAAGCTTGTAGATATGAGGCGATCGTCTTTGGTGATCTTAACGATGAAGATTCGCACATCAGTAAGCTACTAGCTGTAAAAGATAGCATAAGGCTAAGAGCAGAGCTTGGCACAAAACCAAGCCTTAGATATATTCCTAAAGTAAAAATGGGGGTGTAA
- a CDS encoding tetratricopeptide repeat protein: protein MKKSLVLLFACLGLLNAGYIKEALSAKDDHNKLAQIYEDACDKEKKASGCYNLAVLYSRGDGNVKKDEAKAAMLYEKACDQNFSMACSNLGYVYEKGKGVEKDLAKAVKFYEKACSDNEGCTELGLLYANGTGVTKDIKKAKELYEKACKAGDGIGCSNLGYLYAQGEGVEKDYAKAKVNYEMACANEAGIGCDNLGFLYVYAQGVDQNLTKATKLYEQACIYGYEKGCNNYAIMLAEGKGVKEDVEEAREIFTRSCKNGLKEACENLEILGKH, encoded by the coding sequence ATGAAAAAGAGTTTGGTTTTATTGTTTGCTTGTTTGGGACTATTGAATGCTGGCTATATCAAAGAGGCTTTAAGCGCAAAAGACGATCACAATAAGCTAGCACAAATTTATGAAGATGCTTGTGATAAAGAGAAAAAGGCATCAGGCTGCTACAATCTAGCTGTGCTTTACAGCAGAGGTGATGGCAATGTCAAAAAGGACGAAGCAAAGGCAGCAATGCTTTATGAAAAAGCTTGTGATCAAAACTTCTCTATGGCTTGCAGCAACCTTGGCTACGTCTATGAAAAAGGCAAAGGTGTGGAAAAAGACCTAGCAAAAGCAGTTAAATTTTATGAAAAAGCATGTAGCGACAACGAGGGTTGCACGGAGCTAGGCTTGCTTTATGCAAATGGCACCGGCGTGACAAAGGATATTAAAAAGGCAAAAGAGCTTTATGAAAAGGCTTGCAAAGCAGGGGACGGCATAGGATGTAGTAACCTTGGCTATCTATACGCGCAGGGTGAAGGTGTCGAGAAAGACTATGCAAAAGCCAAAGTAAACTACGAAATGGCTTGCGCAAACGAAGCTGGCATAGGGTGTGATAATCTTGGCTTTTTATATGTTTATGCACAAGGCGTTGATCAAAACCTCACAAAAGCCACAAAACTTTATGAGCAAGCGTGTATATATGGATATGAAAAGGGCTGCAATAATTACGCTATCATGCTAGCTGAAGGTAAAGGCGTAAAAGAAGACGTGGAGGAAGCACGTGAAATTTTTACTAGAAGCTGCAAAAATGGCTTAAAAGAAGCGTGCGAGAATTTAGAAATTTTAGGAAAGCATTGA